Proteins encoded by one window of Centroberyx gerrardi isolate f3 chromosome 21, fCenGer3.hap1.cur.20231027, whole genome shotgun sequence:
- the cldn10a gene encoding claudin-10a, whose protein sequence is MGNMATEIVAFLLTISGWILVSSTLPTDYWKVSSVDGTVITTATFWSNLWKTCVTDSTGVSNCKDFPSMLALDAYIQVCRGLMIAAVCLGFFGAILALVGMKCTKIGGSETTKARLTVLSGFHFILSGLCCMTACSIYAHRITTDFFDPLFVAQKFELGAALFIGWAGSVLCMLGGLVFCLSLSEGFSIRQYSYSGAASLVTARNKHSKTASSLHKEPRQASRQFGRNAYV, encoded by the exons ATGGGCAACATGGCGACTGAGATCGTTGCCTTTCTCCTGACCATCTCAGGCTGGATCCTGGTGTCCTCCACCCTGCCGACGGACTACTGGAAGGTGTCCTCTGTGGACGGGACGGTCATCACCACAGCCACCTTCTGGTCCAACCTGTGGAAAACCTGTGTGACCGACTCCACTGGCGTCTCCAACTGCAAGGACTTCCCCTCCATGCTGGCTCTGGACG CCTATATCCAGGTCTGCCGGGGTCTGATGATAGCGGCAGTGTGTCTGGGTTTCTTCGGTGCCATCCTCGCCCTAGTAGGGATGAAGTGTACGAAAATAGGAGGCTCAGAAACCACCAAAGCTCGTCTGACTGTCCTCTCTGGCTTCCACTTCATTCTCAGTG GACTATGCTGCATGACTGCATGCTCCATATACGCTCACAGGATCACAACTGACTTCTTTGACCCCCTCTTTGTTGCTCAGAA ATTTGAGCTGGGAGCGGCTCTCTTTATTGGCTGGGCTGGATCTGTGCTGTGCATGCTGGGAGGACTTGtcttctgcctctccctgtCGGAAGGCTTCAGCATCAGGCAA TACTCTTACAGTGGAGCGGCGTCACTTGTGACCGCACGCAACAAGCACAGCAAGACGGCCAGCAGCCTCCACAAAGAGCCGCGGCAGGCGTCCAGACAGTTTGGGAGGAATGCCTATGTGTGA